The following coding sequences lie in one Flavobacteriales bacterium genomic window:
- a CDS encoding alanine racemase produces the protein MKKETKKTYERPLIKPLNAGLMNKFGKRTEWSSFAQIDGVPILDLIKEYGSPLFVYSEKKIRENYKAAKRTFETRYPKVQFAWSYKTCYLNAICDIYHQEGSWAEVVSIFEYQKALLNGVPGDKIIFNGPDKTDEDLALSIKNNSPIHIDHLDELYRLNEYAKDLPKKPRVAIRVNMDTGIYPMWDRFGFNYENGQAWDAINKIMATDRLELVGLHTHIGTFMLTPSAYAVAASKMADLAINIKTKYKKVITYIDMGGGFASKNTLKGSYYMGSDTVPDIAEYAEAITSSLLGAGFDKGDLPYLYLETGRALIDDAGYLVGSVIANKRLSDGRRATILDFGVNVLFTSFWYDHKITPVEELGYHTEDTTLYGPMCMNIDVVRDSISMPPLKPGNHVVAHYVGAYNVTQSMQFISLRPAIVLIDTEGKSHLIKSRETVESVQKDEKVPAHLTKFSL, from the coding sequence ATGAAAAAAGAAACTAAAAAAACATACGAAAGACCCCTAATAAAACCTTTAAATGCAGGTTTGATGAACAAATTTGGAAAAAGAACCGAATGGTCATCATTTGCTCAAATTGATGGTGTACCCATTTTAGATTTAATAAAAGAATATGGCTCGCCACTGTTTGTTTATTCTGAGAAAAAAATTAGAGAAAACTACAAGGCTGCAAAACGCACTTTTGAAACTCGCTACCCTAAAGTTCAGTTTGCTTGGTCGTACAAAACCTGTTATTTAAATGCCATTTGCGATATTTATCACCAAGAAGGCTCTTGGGCAGAAGTGGTGTCTATTTTTGAATATCAAAAAGCCTTATTAAATGGAGTTCCGGGCGACAAAATTATTTTTAATGGTCCTGATAAAACTGACGAAGATTTAGCTTTATCCATTAAAAACAATTCGCCAATACACATCGACCATTTAGATGAATTGTATCGGTTAAATGAATACGCAAAAGATTTACCTAAAAAACCTAGAGTTGCTATTCGAGTAAACATGGATACGGGCATTTACCCCATGTGGGATAGGTTTGGTTTTAATTACGAAAACGGACAAGCTTGGGATGCCATTAACAAAATTATGGCTACCGATAGATTAGAATTAGTGGGTTTACACACTCACATTGGTACATTTATGCTAACGCCATCAGCTTATGCTGTTGCAGCAAGTAAAATGGCTGATTTGGCGATAAACATCAAAACCAAATACAAAAAAGTTATCACTTACATTGATATGGGGGGTGGTTTTGCTTCTAAAAACACCTTAAAAGGCTCTTACTACATGGGTAGCGATACTGTTCCAGATATTGCTGAATATGCCGAAGCTATTACCTCTTCGTTGTTAGGTGCTGGCTTTGATAAAGGTGATTTACCATACTTATACCTAGAAACTGGAAGAGCATTAATTGATGATGCTGGATATTTGGTAGGAAGTGTAATTGCCAACAAACGCCTATCTGACGGAAGAAGAGCAACCATCTTAGATTTTGGTGTAAATGTATTGTTTACCTCATTCTGGTACGACCACAAAATAACTCCAGTAGAAGAATTGGGTTATCATACAGAAGATACCACACTTTACGGTCCTATGTGTATGAATATTGATGTGGTTAGAGATAGTATTTCCATGCCACCATTAAAACCCGGCAATCATGTGGTAGCTCATTATGTTGGTGCTTACAATGTAACACAATCCATGCAGTTTATTTCATTACGACCAGCCATTGTGTTAATTGATACTGAAGGAAAATCTCATTTAATTAAATCAAGAGAAACCGTTGAATCGGTTCAGAAAGACGAAAAAGTTCCTGCGCATTTAACCAAATTTTCACTTTAA